A region of Streptomyces sp. WMMC500 DNA encodes the following proteins:
- the yaaA gene encoding peroxide stress protein YaaA: protein MLVLLPPSEGKAEGRRGAPLKLDALSLPGLTAAREAVLDELVGLCAADEEKAADVLGLTEGLRGEVARNARLRTAPTRPAGQVYTGVLYDALGLATLDPAAKRRASASLLVFSGLWGAVRIGDRIPAYRCSMGVRLPAAGALGAYWRGPLDAALPAAAGRGLVLDLRSSAYATAWRPRGELAARTAAVRVLHATVVDGVEKRSVVSHFNKATKGRLLRDLLTSGAKPRAPEQLVTALRDLGYRVEGEAPRRAGQPWELDVVVTEL from the coding sequence GTGCTCGTACTGCTGCCACCGTCCGAGGGCAAGGCCGAGGGCAGGCGCGGGGCCCCGCTGAAGCTCGACGCGCTCTCCCTGCCCGGCCTCACCGCCGCCCGCGAGGCCGTCCTCGACGAGCTGGTCGGACTCTGCGCCGCCGACGAGGAGAAGGCCGCCGACGTGCTCGGCCTCACCGAAGGGCTGCGCGGCGAGGTGGCGCGGAACGCCCGGCTGCGGACGGCGCCCACCCGCCCCGCCGGGCAGGTCTACACCGGCGTGCTCTACGACGCCCTCGGCCTCGCCACGCTCGATCCCGCGGCGAAGCGGCGCGCGTCGGCGTCGCTGCTGGTCTTCTCCGGCCTGTGGGGCGCCGTGCGCATCGGCGACCGCATCCCGGCGTACCGCTGCTCCATGGGCGTCCGCCTGCCCGCGGCCGGCGCGCTCGGCGCGTACTGGCGCGGCCCGCTGGACGCCGCCCTGCCGGCGGCGGCGGGGCGCGGGCTGGTCCTCGACCTGCGCTCGTCGGCGTACGCGACGGCCTGGCGGCCCCGCGGCGAACTGGCGGCGCGCACCGCGGCGGTGCGGGTCCTGCACGCGACGGTGGTGGACGGGGTGGAGAAGCGGTCGGTGGTCAGCCACTTCAACAAGGCGACGAAGGGCCGGCTGCTCCGCGACCTGCTGACCTCCGGCGCGAAGCCCCGCGCTCCCGAGCAATTGGTCACGGCGCTGCGCGACCTGGGGTACCGGGTGGAGGGGGAGGCGCCGCGGCGGGCGGGGCAGCCGTGGGAGCTGGACGTGGTGGTCACGGAGCTGTAG
- the eda gene encoding bifunctional 4-hydroxy-2-oxoglutarate aldolase/2-dehydro-3-deoxy-phosphogluconate aldolase, with amino-acid sequence MTTDSASVPASVLGLAPVIPVVVLDDAADAVPLARALVAGGLPAVEVTLRTPAALDAIRAIAAEVPDAVVGAGTVLDAAAVDASAAAGARFLVSPGTTDRLLTAMAASGLPHLPGVSSVSEAMGLLERGVTEMKFFPAEASGGIAYLKSLGSPLPRARFCPTGGITAESAPGYLALPNVGCVGGTWMLPKAALATKDWATVEKLAAEAAALAP; translated from the coding sequence GTGACCACTGACTCCGCCTCCGTTCCCGCCTCCGTCCTCGGCCTCGCGCCCGTCATCCCCGTCGTCGTCCTCGACGACGCCGCCGACGCCGTGCCGCTGGCGCGCGCGCTGGTCGCCGGAGGGCTGCCGGCGGTCGAGGTGACCCTGCGCACGCCCGCGGCGCTCGACGCGATCCGGGCCATCGCCGCCGAGGTGCCGGATGCGGTGGTCGGCGCCGGCACGGTGCTGGACGCGGCGGCGGTGGACGCCTCCGCCGCCGCGGGCGCCCGGTTCCTCGTCAGCCCCGGCACCACGGACCGGCTGCTGACCGCGATGGCCGCCTCGGGCCTGCCCCACCTGCCGGGGGTGTCGTCGGTGTCGGAGGCGATGGGCCTGCTGGAGCGCGGGGTGACGGAGATGAAGTTCTTCCCGGCGGAGGCGTCGGGCGGCATCGCGTACCTGAAGTCCCTCGGCTCCCCGCTGCCGCGCGCCCGGTTCTGCCCGACGGGCGGCATCACGGCGGAGTCGGCGCCGGGGTATCTCGCGCTGCCGAACGTCGGCTGCGTGGGCGGCACGTGGATGCTGCCGAAGGCGGCGCTGGCGACGAAGGACTGGGCGACGGTGGAGAAGCTCGCCGCGGAGGCCGCGGCGCTGGCGCCGTAG